The proteins below come from a single Triticum aestivum cultivar Chinese Spring chromosome 5D, IWGSC CS RefSeq v2.1, whole genome shotgun sequence genomic window:
- the LOC123125662 gene encoding periaxin, whose amino-acid sequence MASNASLLAVIILACALLSSSTSHGARNLADTTPGLPAVPPMPAVTMPTVVPQVTLPPMGAVPSVPKVMMPPMPAIVVPNVTMAPMPTIAVPKVMMPPMPAIVVPKVTMPQIPAIPSINVPTPFLAPPPSA is encoded by the exons ATGGCTTCCAACGCGAGCTTGTTGGCCGTGATCATCTTGGCGTGCGCGCTCCTCTCCAGCAGCACGAGCCACGGTGCACGCAACTTGGCTGACACGACCCCTGGCCTCCCGGCAGTGCCACCGATGCCGGCCGTGACCATGCCGACCGT CGTGCCGCAGGTGACATTGCCGCCTATGGGTGCCGTTCCTTCCGTGCCCAAGGTGATGATGCCACCGATGCCCGCCATCGTCGTGCCCAACGTGACCATGGCGCCGATGCCCACAATCGCCGTACCCAAGGTGATGATGCCACCGATGCCCGCCATTGTTGTTCCCAAGGTGACGATGCCGCAGATACCTGCTATCCCGAGCATCAACGTACCTACGCCGTTCTTGGCGCCGCCCCCCTCTGCATAG
- the LOC123125663 gene encoding tetraspanin-6, with protein MNHGQQQAYHLSNTVIGYLNLLTLLASIPIIGAGLWLAHAASAAPGPTCQSALQAPLLAVGFVAFLVSLPGFVGARYHVSWALWLYLVAVLLLVLFLLGATVFGLAVTAGGGGRTVPGRPYREYRMRDYSPWLRGHVSADRYWRTALACVASSRACPKVAGWTPDDYMRRDLTPVQSGCCKPPTSCVYGGDGLTGQGPAVVAVQDEDCFRWQNDPAVLCYGCDSCRAGVMEQLRRHWHNVTIVNAVLLLLLIAVCSCGCCAFRNARRAEYAYGGRMSKIHPRWDYFWSRWWRGHREQIY; from the exons ATGAATCACGGGCAGCAGCAGGCGTACCACCTGAGCAACACGGTGATCGGCTACCTCAACCTGCTCACGCTGCTCGCCTCCATCCCCATCATCGGCGCCGGCCTCTGGCTGGCGCACGCCGCCTCCGCTGCCCCGGGCCCCACGTGCCAGTCCGCGCTGCAGGCCCCGCTCCTCGCCGTCGGCTTCGTGGCCTTCCTAGTCTCGCTCCCGGGCTTCGTCGGCGCGCGCTACCACGTCTCCTGGGCGCTCTGGCTCTACCtggtcgccgtcctcctcctcgtgcTCTTCCTCCTCGGCGCCACCGTGTTCGGCCTCGCCGTcacggcgggcggcggggggcggacgGTCCCCGGGAGGCCGTACCGCGAGTACCGGATGCGGGACTACTCGCCGTGGCTGCGGGGCCACGTGTCCGCCGACCGCTACTGGCGCACGGCGCTGGCGTGCGTGGCCAGCTCCAGGGCGTGCCCCAAGGTGGCCGGATGGACGCCCGACGACTACATGCGCCGCGACCTCACGCCCGTCCAGTCCGGATGCTGCAAGCCGCCCACGTCCTGCGTCTACGGCGGCGACGGGCTGACGGGGCAGGGCCCGGCGGTGGTGGCGGTGCAGGACGAGGACTGCTTCCGGTGGCAGAACGACCCGGCGGTGCTCTGCTACGGCTGCGACTCGTGCAGGGCCGGCGTGATGGAGCAGCTGCGCCGCCACTGGCACAACGTCACCATCGTCAacgccgtgctgctgctgctgctcatcGCCGTCTGCTCCTGCGGCTGCTGCGCCTTCCGCAACGCCCGACGCGCCGAGTACGCCTACGGCGGCCGCATGTCCAAGATCCACCCGCGATGGGATTACTTCTG GTCAAGGTGGTGGCGTGGCCACAGAGAACAAATCTATTGA